The following are from one region of the Fibrobacter sp. UWEL genome:
- a CDS encoding carboxypeptidase-like regulatory domain-containing protein, whose amino-acid sequence MMYMKNMLVPLFFVLASVGVLVGCTEKTAGTVTDTGNTVAVSGTVRDADGKVASNAIVRMARIASADEALVVPDMFEAKTDTAGVFAFDSAIADTFQLAVIDSASEGIFYMPQVVFKDSVVLDSIKLEKAAVFSSVLYYEDVAEADVSVGSHFTVYLTGTPFYESVFANDSFRVLIPAGTWWLEFFPGDPQIVAKLQSSGVADSLIFRSWEIPVEVESGNTLDIGPFIWSTEVEVDSLVKESEEAAKDLARLAGTVFCKNGKPCEDVEVAVITDLYGLKFTEGDSLEFVAVTKTDSLGRWIINLPKEVPEDSFRVEFRKVQDDIVFQSGVSRYILASEIESLKDTLDVGEDTLHKPASILMGVRLAVDSQDTNQSSNCMVNSVVVGFKGTSHFVRDMTCDMISLNDLPDGEQEMILYSGDPRVIAAQEKSDAPRWTYVTETAVYLPENAEQKVQWLTYTPPSKNILEEPLAKEE is encoded by the coding sequence ATGATGTACATGAAGAATATGCTTGTACCTCTGTTTTTTGTGCTCGCCTCTGTAGGCGTCCTTGTTGGCTGTACCGAAAAGACTGCAGGTACGGTTACTGATACGGGAAATACCGTGGCCGTAAGCGGTACCGTTCGTGATGCTGATGGTAAGGTTGCTTCCAATGCCATTGTCCGTATGGCTCGCATTGCAAGTGCGGATGAAGCCTTGGTCGTTCCGGATATGTTTGAAGCAAAGACGGATACTGCAGGCGTTTTCGCCTTCGATTCCGCCATTGCCGATACGTTCCAGTTGGCTGTGATTGATTCTGCTTCGGAAGGAATCTTCTACATGCCTCAAGTTGTGTTCAAGGATTCTGTTGTTCTTGATAGCATCAAGCTTGAAAAGGCTGCCGTGTTTAGCAGTGTTCTTTACTATGAAGATGTTGCTGAAGCGGATGTTTCTGTAGGCTCTCACTTTACTGTTTACCTGACGGGTACTCCGTTCTATGAAAGCGTATTTGCAAATGATAGCTTCCGCGTGCTGATTCCTGCTGGTACTTGGTGGCTTGAATTCTTCCCGGGCGATCCTCAGATTGTTGCAAAACTCCAGAGTTCTGGTGTTGCCGACAGCTTGATTTTCCGTAGCTGGGAGATTCCGGTGGAAGTGGAATCTGGCAACACTCTCGATATTGGTCCTTTCATCTGGAGTACCGAAGTGGAAGTGGATTCCCTGGTGAAGGAATCTGAAGAAGCTGCTAAGGATTTGGCAAGATTGGCAGGTACGGTTTTCTGTAAGAACGGCAAGCCCTGTGAAGATGTGGAAGTTGCTGTGATTACTGACCTTTATGGCCTGAAGTTTACGGAAGGTGATTCTCTTGAATTTGTTGCGGTTACTAAGACGGATAGCCTTGGTCGCTGGATTATCAATTTGCCTAAGGAAGTGCCGGAAGATTCCTTCCGCGTAGAATTCCGTAAGGTACAGGATGATATTGTGTTCCAGTCTGGTGTAAGCCGTTATATCCTGGCTTCTGAAATTGAATCCCTCAAGGATACCCTTGACGTGGGTGAAGACACTTTGCATAAGCCCGCATCCATCTTGATGGGAGTAAGGCTTGCTGTTGATTCTCAGGATACTAATCAGTCTAGCAATTGTATGGTGAACAGCGTGGTTGTTGGCTTTAAGGGTACATCTCATTTTGTTCGCGACATGACTTGCGATATGATTAGTCTAAATGATCTGCCGGATGGTGAACAGGAAATGATTCTGTATTCAGGTGATCCTAGGGTGATTGCTGCTCAGGAAAAATCTGATGCTCCCAGGTGGACTTATGTGACGGAGACCGCTGTCTACCTGCCCGAAAATGCAGAACAGAAGGTTCAGTGGCTTACTTATACGCCTCCAAGCAAAAATATTTTAGAAGAACCCCTTGCCAAAGAAGAATAG
- a CDS encoding UDP-2,3-diacylglucosamine diphosphatase, whose product MDRKAFFISDAHLGVNPPGAIENRESQLIQFLESLQGKASHVVIVGDLFEFWYEYNDYVCRNHFDLYFALKKLVESGTEVHLLQGNHDFAYGTFFPKSLGVHVHKQVVLEIQGKRVLFRHGDGVAKSDFGYRLFRRILDFPLNRFLFKQIHPDWGMALARFVGRSSRKAGEDRVINLKEYQAWADRIMKKENCDFCIFGHIHISGIWNLDHGTAASSGEWIKKLTYLQMEAGEISLGEFKTKD is encoded by the coding sequence ATGGATCGTAAAGCCTTCTTTATTTCGGACGCCCATTTAGGGGTGAACCCTCCTGGTGCTATAGAGAACAGGGAATCTCAGCTGATTCAATTCCTGGAATCCTTGCAGGGAAAGGCTTCTCACGTAGTCATTGTGGGAGATCTTTTTGAATTTTGGTACGAGTACAATGATTATGTATGCCGTAATCATTTCGACTTGTATTTTGCCCTAAAGAAGCTTGTGGAATCCGGTACGGAAGTCCATTTGCTCCAGGGAAATCACGACTTCGCTTATGGAACGTTTTTCCCGAAATCGCTGGGCGTTCATGTTCATAAACAGGTTGTCCTGGAAATTCAGGGGAAACGCGTCCTCTTTAGACATGGGGACGGTGTGGCCAAATCTGACTTTGGATACCGTCTGTTCCGTCGTATTCTGGACTTCCCCTTAAATCGTTTCCTATTCAAGCAGATTCATCCGGACTGGGGGATGGCTCTTGCTCGCTTTGTGGGGCGTAGCAGCCGTAAGGCGGGGGAGGATCGTGTCATCAATCTTAAGGAATACCAGGCCTGGGCGGATCGCATTATGAAAAAGGAAAACTGCGACTTCTGCATCTTCGGCCATATTCATATTTCCGGTATATGGAATCTGGATCACGGTACTGCAGCGTCTTCTGGCGAATGGATAAAAAAACTCACCTACCTCCAGATGGAAGCAGGTGAGATAAGCTTGGGAGAATTTAAAACGAAAGACTAG
- a CDS encoding nickel/cobalt transporter, giving the protein MVSWMRFNVVALLTLLLFLTASSFAAVKKKRFDIQETAAPAVVSDVPAVVEDAPIVRKDESSFSILVWISSTQKYLREKVSGQIHQMKSGDNGAIWKYLVICFLYGMLHALGPGHGKSIVVGFFLARRGRWRQGVALGAGITFAHTLSAVLLLFILYGIFKATVFPFFEMGREGVEKASYGLLVFTGLLLIVLGVSDYLKSRKKNPSEHQKGPSVASWKEIIGLAAITGIVPCPAVALIVLFCLLNEMVFFALVGAIVICLGMMVTNISFGIAAVAFRKGIDKGSAGSRFATKIYMFASITGGAIVLISGILLFQNC; this is encoded by the coding sequence ATGGTTTCCTGGATGCGTTTCAATGTGGTAGCATTATTGACGCTGCTGTTATTTTTGACGGCAAGTTCTTTCGCTGCGGTCAAGAAAAAGCGTTTTGATATTCAGGAAACCGCAGCTCCTGCGGTTGTATCGGATGTTCCCGCGGTAGTGGAGGACGCGCCTATCGTAAGGAAGGATGAATCCTCCTTCAGCATCCTGGTGTGGATTTCCAGTACGCAAAAATACCTGCGAGAAAAAGTTTCCGGGCAAATCCATCAGATGAAAAGCGGGGATAACGGCGCCATCTGGAAATATCTGGTAATCTGTTTCTTGTATGGAATGCTTCATGCATTGGGCCCAGGACATGGAAAATCCATTGTGGTAGGGTTCTTTCTTGCCCGACGAGGGCGGTGGCGGCAGGGCGTTGCCTTAGGTGCTGGAATTACATTTGCCCACACATTAAGTGCTGTATTACTGCTTTTTATTCTGTATGGAATTTTCAAGGCCACGGTTTTTCCCTTCTTTGAGATGGGGCGTGAAGGTGTCGAAAAGGCAAGCTATGGTTTGTTGGTCTTTACAGGCCTCCTTTTGATTGTTTTGGGTGTTTCTGATTATCTCAAAAGCAGAAAAAAGAACCCGAGTGAGCATCAAAAGGGACCTTCTGTAGCCTCCTGGAAGGAAATTATCGGGCTTGCAGCAATAACCGGCATTGTTCCCTGTCCTGCAGTGGCTTTAATCGTATTGTTCTGCCTGCTTAATGAAATGGTTTTCTTTGCCCTTGTTGGTGCGATTGTCATTTGCCTAGGAATGATGGTGACGAATATCTCTTTTGGAATTGCCGCTGTTGCTTTCCGTAAGGGAATTGATAAGGGGTCCGCTGGCAGTAGGTTTGCTACAAAAATCTATATGTTCGCCTCCATTACAGGTGGGGCAATTGTGCTGATTTCTGGAATTTTGCTGTTTCAGAATTGTTAA
- the rsmI gene encoding 16S rRNA (cytidine(1402)-2'-O)-methyltransferase: MAHTLYIVATPIGNMEDITYRAVRILKEVPLVLAEDTRHSRVLFDAYNISTPMEAYHDFNKEKVTPKYVEFLKNEGDIALISDAGTPGVADPAFNLVRECVREGIDVRAVPGPCAMITALISSGMPTDHFAFQYFSPKKSAQRIHLLEKLKDEEATQIFYASPHNIDKFVEEIKLVFGDIKIALMRELTKKFEEHLIGTPTEISAHFKSHPPKGEFVLIFNPQDKSGL; encoded by the coding sequence ATGGCACATACACTTTATATCGTCGCTACGCCTATTGGCAACATGGAAGACATCACCTACCGTGCAGTCCGCATCCTGAAGGAAGTCCCCCTGGTTCTTGCCGAAGACACACGCCATTCCAGAGTTCTTTTTGACGCATACAATATTAGCACCCCCATGGAAGCCTATCATGACTTCAACAAGGAAAAGGTGACCCCAAAGTATGTGGAATTTCTAAAGAACGAAGGGGACATCGCCCTCATTAGCGACGCAGGTACGCCTGGCGTAGCTGACCCCGCATTTAACCTAGTGCGAGAATGTGTTCGCGAGGGCATTGACGTCCGAGCAGTTCCCGGACCTTGCGCCATGATTACCGCACTGATCAGCAGCGGCATGCCCACAGACCACTTTGCATTCCAGTATTTCTCCCCTAAGAAAAGCGCCCAGCGCATCCATCTGCTGGAAAAACTAAAGGACGAGGAAGCAACCCAGATTTTCTATGCAAGCCCCCACAACATTGACAAGTTCGTGGAAGAAATCAAGTTGGTCTTTGGCGACATCAAGATTGCCCTCATGCGAGAATTGACCAAGAAGTTCGAAGAACATCTGATCGGTACGCCTACAGAAATTTCCGCCCATTTCAAGAGTCATCCTCCCAAGGGTGAATTCGTCCTGATTTTTAATCCTCAGGACAAGAGCGGACTGTAA
- a CDS encoding DUF1007 family protein, with protein sequence MLSRISILFLFAVGLAFAHPHVFVDATVKALFNEKGFSAIHNHWVYDEIYSAAMIASGDKNKNGKIDSDENGWFQNAILEPLAKSNYYNYVLKGVDYLPVEKIADFKASVVNGRLVLDFDARFSMPIQNEYTMLVAVVADPTNYIQITADMEKSDVDAPDLIDVEFFNDALDGLTMFKAFQPDVEGLYIRFRKKQ encoded by the coding sequence TTGCTTTCTAGGATTTCAATTCTATTCCTTTTTGCTGTGGGGTTGGCTTTTGCCCATCCTCATGTTTTTGTGGACGCCACGGTGAAAGCCCTTTTCAACGAAAAGGGGTTCTCCGCTATTCACAATCATTGGGTCTACGACGAAATATACAGCGCTGCAATGATTGCCTCCGGTGACAAGAACAAGAATGGGAAAATTGATTCGGATGAAAACGGATGGTTCCAAAATGCGATTCTGGAACCTCTGGCGAAGTCCAACTATTACAATTACGTGTTAAAGGGTGTTGATTATCTACCGGTCGAAAAGATTGCGGATTTCAAGGCTTCCGTCGTGAATGGACGTCTTGTTCTGGATTTCGATGCCCGTTTCTCGATGCCTATTCAAAATGAATATACCATGTTGGTTGCTGTTGTGGCGGATCCTACCAACTATATCCAGATTACTGCGGATATGGAAAAATCTGACGTGGATGCGCCGGACCTGATCGATGTGGAATTCTTTAACGATGCGCTTGATGGCTTGACTATGTTTAAGGCTTTTCAGCCTGATGTGGAAGGGCTTTACATAAGATTCAGGAAGAAACAGTAG
- a CDS encoding TIGR02147 family protein has translation MNVYAYYNYRKYLQDYYDYRKSVQRYFSYRSFAKKAGYSSSGFYLDLIRGRKSLTPQMLPKFIAALGLTEKEGRYFTLMVDFTHATTAASKQAIFEQMSALLPSAVKSLTKNQQEYYSKWYYVAAREALAILNIGEKNIQELALFLNPRISLPQAKQAIQLLLALGLIELDLTGCYRSVNKAIFSGSEIAPLFVHQFQKQMIDLGKDALDHYSTERRNVSCMTMSVSAEGLERIISKIDLFRKEVVDIVRSDEGETMVAQMNIQFFPLSKEKVALPPETEEDEK, from the coding sequence ATGAACGTATACGCATATTATAATTACAGGAAGTACCTCCAGGACTACTATGACTACCGTAAGTCCGTCCAGAGATATTTTTCCTACAGATCTTTTGCAAAGAAGGCCGGATATTCTTCTTCCGGTTTCTATTTGGATTTGATCCGTGGCCGAAAGTCCCTCACTCCTCAGATGTTGCCCAAGTTCATTGCTGCTCTTGGTCTGACTGAGAAGGAAGGTCGTTACTTCACCTTGATGGTGGACTTTACCCACGCTACTACCGCCGCTTCCAAGCAGGCAATTTTCGAGCAGATGTCCGCCCTACTGCCTAGTGCGGTCAAGTCTCTTACAAAGAACCAGCAGGAGTACTACAGCAAGTGGTATTATGTTGCTGCTCGTGAAGCTCTCGCCATTTTGAACATCGGCGAAAAGAATATCCAGGAACTTGCTCTGTTCCTCAATCCCCGTATTTCTTTGCCTCAGGCAAAGCAGGCTATCCAGTTGCTCTTGGCTCTCGGCCTTATTGAACTGGACCTGACCGGTTGCTATCGTTCTGTTAACAAGGCTATCTTCAGCGGTTCCGAAATTGCTCCGCTATTCGTTCATCAGTTCCAAAAGCAGATGATAGATCTTGGTAAGGATGCTTTAGATCACTACAGCACCGAACGAAGAAATGTATCTTGTATGACAATGAGCGTTTCCGCCGAAGGCCTGGAACGCATTATTAGCAAGATTGACTTGTTCCGCAAGGAAGTGGTTGATATTGTTCGTTCTGACGAAGGCGAAACTATGGTCGCCCAGATGAACATTCAGTTCTTCCCGCTGAGCAAGGAAAAGGTGGCTCTGCCCCCTGAAACCGAGGAGGATGAAAAATGA
- a CDS encoding RNA methyltransferase, whose product MEFFDYYSELFGDRWPALLEALKGEGKAIQLSFGEGLDPYFLDEASVFAANALGVCPGDDVLDMCAAPGGKTLVIASTLKGEGSLQSNDRSPDRRLRLSHVIENSLPEAWRSNIKVSGYDGMKFGLHKKESYDKILLDAPCSSDRHVLNSPEHLKVWSAKRVKRLSVEQGALLASAVDALKPGGTIVYGTCALSPMENDDVVKKILKKRPSMKMVEIENLLPGADRTDYGVHILPDRSEGRGPIYCAKLVKEL is encoded by the coding sequence ATGGAATTTTTTGATTATTACTCGGAATTGTTTGGTGATCGCTGGCCGGCTCTTTTGGAGGCTTTAAAGGGTGAGGGTAAGGCTATCCAGCTTTCTTTTGGTGAGGGGCTGGATCCTTATTTCCTGGATGAAGCCTCTGTGTTTGCTGCGAATGCCTTGGGCGTTTGCCCGGGGGATGATGTGCTGGATATGTGTGCGGCTCCTGGGGGTAAGACTTTGGTGATTGCCTCGACGCTGAAGGGGGAGGGCTCCCTTCAAAGTAATGATCGCTCGCCGGATCGTCGTTTGCGCTTGAGTCATGTGATTGAAAATTCCTTGCCGGAAGCTTGGCGTAGCAATATTAAGGTTTCTGGCTATGACGGTATGAAGTTCGGTCTTCATAAGAAGGAATCTTACGATAAGATTTTGCTGGATGCTCCTTGTTCTTCTGACCGTCATGTGCTGAATTCCCCGGAACATCTGAAGGTGTGGTCTGCGAAGCGTGTGAAACGTCTTTCTGTGGAACAGGGTGCCCTTCTTGCATCTGCTGTAGATGCCTTGAAACCGGGCGGAACCATTGTATATGGTACTTGCGCGCTTTCTCCTATGGAAAATGACGACGTGGTCAAGAAAATCCTGAAGAAACGTCCCTCCATGAAGATGGTAGAGATTGAAAACCTGCTGCCTGGTGCGGATCGTACGGATTATGGAGTTCATATTTTGCCGGACCGTTCAGAGGGACGCGGGCCGATTTACTGCGCTAAGTTGGTCAAGGAGCTCTAG
- a CDS encoding PCMD domain-containing protein — MFNKRLNRVRWLGMLVIGLAFALTSCTEADKVSLPSNPDADGAFEDMDSVSVDVESGVIELPEGTDSLVISSLSSLGATYLYIATDDDPVDPAFDWDNPLEEGDVIFLKDADEVRVVALDADNRVVKIWTITKPAKEPASSSSVDESSSSSEKASEPAEESSSSKEIESSSSEAISSSSEVVSSSSEAESSSSEKIESSSTEVVSSSSEVVSSSSNEIESSSSEKVSEPAEESSSSSEADEPQLPGSDFTSWDKSFWGSTSDAMATSASASGVTMKAAANAEFESSKLTLTSRVIGGTAVLITAGHKLATGVYFAGSFEGEDCNSLYNANGDYPGLENSDFSAGMNMGQPFTGRPTSFDVSFAYEHVDGSNKDFPQKGLIYVILASADHKVVATGALILESSVAMTTQNVVLSYGKDPEDLLNSGFAIPAGLELGDGTEDVATVYVMFASSAYAHVAATNYRGGEGSQLILDDFKFNY; from the coding sequence ATGTTTAATAAGAGATTAAATAGAGTCCGTTGGTTGGGAATGCTAGTGATTGGACTTGCATTCGCATTGACGTCTTGTACGGAAGCGGATAAGGTGAGCCTGCCTTCAAATCCCGATGCGGATGGCGCATTCGAGGATATGGATTCTGTATCCGTAGATGTGGAATCTGGTGTGATAGAACTACCTGAAGGTACGGATTCCCTTGTGATTAGTTCCTTGTCTTCCTTAGGTGCAACTTATCTTTACATTGCCACAGACGATGATCCGGTGGACCCTGCTTTTGACTGGGATAATCCCTTGGAGGAAGGTGATGTAATTTTCCTGAAGGATGCAGACGAAGTTCGTGTGGTTGCTCTTGATGCAGATAACCGCGTTGTGAAGATTTGGACCATCACCAAGCCTGCAAAAGAACCTGCGTCTAGCTCTAGCGTTGACGAATCTTCCTCTAGTTCCGAGAAAGCTTCTGAACCTGCCGAAGAGTCCAGTTCTTCTAAAGAAATTGAAAGTAGTTCTTCTGAGGCAATCTCTAGCTCTTCCGAAGTGGTCTCTAGTTCTTCCGAAGCGGAATCTAGTTCCTCTGAAAAAATCGAAAGCAGTTCCACTGAGGTAGTCTCTAGCTCTTCAGAAGTAGTATCCAGTTCCTCTAATGAAATTGAAAGCAGTTCCTCAGAAAAGGTCTCTGAACCTGCCGAAGAGAGCAGCAGTTCTTCTGAAGCTGATGAACCGCAGCTGCCGGGCTCTGATTTCACCAGCTGGGACAAGTCTTTCTGGGGTTCTACTAGCGATGCCATGGCGACAAGTGCTTCTGCATCCGGTGTGACGATGAAGGCTGCTGCGAACGCGGAATTTGAATCGTCCAAGTTGACTTTAACTTCAAGGGTCATTGGTGGAACCGCTGTACTTATTACTGCAGGCCATAAGCTTGCTACAGGCGTTTATTTTGCCGGATCTTTCGAAGGTGAAGACTGCAATTCTTTGTATAATGCAAATGGCGATTATCCTGGTCTTGAAAATTCCGATTTTTCCGCAGGTATGAATATGGGACAACCTTTTACAGGACGCCCGACATCCTTTGATGTTTCCTTTGCCTATGAACATGTGGATGGAAGTAATAAGGACTTCCCCCAGAAGGGCCTGATCTATGTGATTCTCGCAAGTGCTGATCATAAGGTGGTTGCTACAGGCGCTTTGATTTTGGAAAGCAGTGTGGCCATGACGACTCAGAACGTTGTCCTTTCCTATGGAAAGGATCCTGAGGATCTTTTAAATTCAGGCTTTGCAATTCCTGCGGGGCTCGAATTGGGTGATGGAACTGAAGACGTTGCTACGGTTTATGTGATGTTTGCGTCCTCCGCTTATGCCCATGTTGCAGCTACGAATTATCGTGGTGGTGAAGGCTCCCAGCTGATTTTGGATGACTTTAAGTTTAACTATTAG
- a CDS encoding PCMD domain-containing protein, translating into MKNILKFFLFAFVVLMFAACTADYDTFCKSHYKAFNSISFDEQDGDPSVYPEEHLIKATLIAPPESLSTWDSVTIDSYDISTMASIHLVDGKFKEFPKDSAALDSLANEVSYVKDKLHKGDRIRIPKGLIVYIMVVAENGDPSIWKIEFEIPGVEVASSSSSAEADDGDDEAEMSSSSKEPESSSSSVALLSGKDLLQVTFENQLKSNRGDDSVFVKLNSDADLSKAELKDIVISEGATIDPDPKKVESWEKPQAFKVTAEDGSIKNWVIVVSVAEADETASDEKELLSAKVADAEVKIDHDKKTLTVDFDSKQAATEAVVELTVSETASHDLTTDKIDLTSEKTFTITAEDGSSEQWTIVASYPMPTESPRILALKIADKDAVVDSVEENGKMVYWAHYDDLEFRSDLSALKVSDIKLSDGAEITGVKDGSSYDLGTGVKVSVSNGGESVDYEIRAGYQLPGSDFNTWSSNDVKPDSVWGNANTILTTTSKYSSNGVIGAQIKTGSAVGKIASGSLYTAEFNPKGVGTLAMASSSTWPDGNELLDFGKKFGARPAYMDVTFSYNGSGDSCDVYIVLENRTGDKNQNRSSSDVNKLVASAWYRSTTDNNSGRKNPDVVSVSEKNSAGLRTIRLKLKYGTPLEGSPIENSSVFTTTLSSKDSKAINNGVIQGTGNETVTHIRVVFASSADGNHYNGKSGATLIVDEVRLIY; encoded by the coding sequence ATGAAAAACATTTTGAAGTTCTTTCTTTTTGCCTTTGTGGTTTTGATGTTTGCCGCTTGTACGGCGGACTACGATACGTTTTGTAAGTCTCATTACAAGGCTTTTAACAGCATTAGCTTTGATGAACAGGATGGTGACCCTTCTGTTTATCCCGAAGAGCATTTGATCAAGGCTACGCTGATTGCTCCGCCGGAATCTCTATCCACTTGGGATTCTGTAACAATCGATTCTTATGACATTAGTACTATGGCCTCCATCCATCTGGTGGATGGCAAGTTCAAGGAATTTCCTAAGGATTCTGCCGCTCTTGATTCTTTGGCAAATGAAGTTTCATACGTGAAGGATAAACTCCATAAGGGCGACAGGATTCGTATTCCGAAGGGATTGATCGTTTACATTATGGTGGTTGCGGAAAATGGCGATCCGTCCATCTGGAAGATTGAATTTGAAATTCCTGGTGTAGAAGTTGCCAGCAGTTCTTCTTCCGCAGAAGCCGATGATGGTGATGATGAAGCAGAAATGTCTTCTTCCAGTAAGGAACCTGAATCATCCAGTAGTTCTGTAGCCTTGCTTTCTGGCAAGGACTTGCTGCAGGTGACTTTTGAAAATCAGTTGAAATCTAATCGTGGTGATGATTCCGTTTTTGTGAAACTGAATAGCGATGCGGATTTGTCTAAGGCTGAGTTGAAGGATATTGTTATTTCCGAGGGAGCTACCATTGATCCTGATCCGAAGAAAGTCGAATCTTGGGAGAAGCCGCAAGCGTTCAAGGTGACTGCTGAAGACGGGTCTATTAAGAACTGGGTCATTGTTGTTTCTGTAGCAGAGGCGGATGAAACGGCTTCTGATGAAAAGGAACTGCTTTCAGCAAAGGTTGCTGACGCTGAAGTAAAAATTGATCATGATAAGAAGACCTTGACTGTTGACTTTGATTCCAAGCAGGCTGCTACGGAAGCCGTTGTAGAACTGACTGTTTCGGAAACCGCCTCTCATGATTTAACAACAGACAAAATCGATCTCACGTCAGAAAAAACGTTTACCATTACGGCTGAAGATGGATCTTCTGAACAGTGGACTATTGTAGCTTCTTATCCCATGCCAACTGAATCACCTCGCATTCTCGCTTTGAAAATTGCAGATAAGGATGCTGTGGTCGATAGCGTCGAAGAGAATGGTAAGATGGTCTATTGGGCTCACTATGACGACCTGGAGTTCCGTTCGGATTTGAGTGCTCTCAAGGTGAGCGATATTAAACTTTCGGATGGTGCAGAAATCACTGGCGTTAAGGATGGCTCCTCCTACGACTTAGGAACTGGCGTAAAGGTGTCCGTTTCTAACGGCGGTGAATCTGTGGATTACGAAATACGTGCGGGTTATCAGCTGCCGGGTAGTGACTTCAATACCTGGAGTAGTAATGATGTGAAACCAGATTCCGTTTGGGGTAACGCCAATACCATTTTGACGACCACTTCCAAGTATAGCTCTAACGGCGTTATTGGTGCTCAGATTAAAACTGGAAGTGCTGTGGGTAAAATTGCCAGCGGCAGTCTCTATACTGCAGAGTTCAACCCCAAGGGTGTTGGTACTCTTGCCATGGCAAGTTCTTCTACTTGGCCTGACGGCAATGAACTTCTTGATTTCGGAAAAAAGTTTGGAGCTCGTCCGGCCTATATGGATGTAACCTTCTCCTATAATGGTAGTGGTGATAGTTGTGACGTTTATATTGTGCTAGAAAATCGTACAGGTGACAAGAACCAGAACCGCTCCAGCTCTGACGTAAACAAGTTGGTGGCTTCTGCCTGGTATCGTTCAACTACGGATAATAACTCTGGTCGTAAAAATCCGGATGTGGTTTCTGTGTCTGAAAAGAATAGTGCAGGCTTGCGTACCATCCGTCTGAAGCTGAAGTATGGAACTCCTCTGGAAGGCTCTCCCATCGAGAACTCCTCTGTGTTCACGACAACGCTGTCTTCTAAGGATTCCAAGGCCATTAACAATGGCGTCATTCAGGGAACTGGCAATGAAACCGTAACTCACATTCGTGTGGTTTTCGCTTCTAGTGCTGATGGAAACCACTATAACGGCAAGAGCGGTGCTACTTTGATTGTGGATGAGGTTCGCTTGATCTACTAA